The following proteins come from a genomic window of Sinorhizobium fredii NGR234:
- a CDS encoding D-ribose ABC transporter substrate-binding protein, with the protein MKLTRRMTVAAFAAFLAAGSAIPAYAADLIAIITPSHDNPFFKAEAVGAEAKAKELGYETLVLVHDDDANKQSQLVDTAIGRGAKAIILDNAGSEASIAAVQKAKDAGVPSFLIDREINATGVAVSQIVSNNYQGAQLGAEEFVKLMGETGNYVELLGRESDLNAGIRSKGYHDVIDEFPELKMVAQQSANWSQTEAYSKMETILQANPDIKGVISGNDTMAMGAIAALQAAGRKDVIVVGFDGSNDVRDSIKSGGIKATVLQPAYAQAQMAVHQAHDFITTGKKPAEEKQLMDCVLINSENADQLETFALTN; encoded by the coding sequence ATGAAACTGACACGCAGAATGACCGTGGCCGCCTTCGCGGCCTTCCTGGCGGCCGGCTCCGCCATCCCCGCCTACGCGGCGGACCTGATTGCCATCATTACGCCGTCGCATGACAACCCGTTTTTCAAGGCCGAGGCGGTCGGCGCCGAGGCCAAGGCCAAGGAACTCGGCTACGAGACGCTCGTTCTCGTACATGACGACGACGCCAACAAGCAGTCGCAGCTGGTCGACACGGCGATCGGCCGCGGCGCCAAGGCGATCATCCTCGACAATGCCGGCTCGGAAGCCTCGATCGCCGCCGTGCAGAAGGCCAAGGATGCCGGCGTGCCGTCCTTCCTGATCGACCGGGAAATCAACGCCACCGGCGTCGCCGTCTCGCAGATCGTCTCCAACAACTACCAGGGTGCCCAGCTCGGCGCCGAGGAATTCGTCAAGCTGATGGGCGAGACCGGCAACTATGTCGAACTGCTCGGCCGCGAATCCGATCTCAATGCCGGCATCCGCTCGAAGGGTTATCACGACGTCATCGACGAATTTCCCGAGCTGAAGATGGTGGCGCAGCAGTCGGCCAACTGGAGCCAGACCGAGGCCTACAGCAAGATGGAGACGATCCTGCAGGCCAACCCCGACATCAAGGGCGTCATCTCCGGCAACGACACGATGGCCATGGGCGCGATCGCCGCGCTGCAGGCGGCCGGCCGCAAGGACGTCATCGTCGTCGGCTTCGACGGCTCCAACGACGTGCGCGACTCGATCAAGTCCGGCGGCATCAAGGCGACCGTACTGCAGCCCGCCTATGCCCAGGCGCAGATGGCCGTCCACCAGGCGCATGACTTCATCACCACCGGCAAGAAGCCGGCGGAAGAAAAGCAATTGATGGATTGCGTGCTGATCAACAGCGAAAACGCCGACCAGCTCGAGACCTTCGCGCTCACCAACTGA
- a CDS encoding phosphogluconate dehydrogenase C-terminal domain-containing protein has translation MTSIALLGAGGKMGCRLAKNLMGSRFDVRHVEVSEIGKARLAKELGLETVSLDTALDGAEVVILAVPDTAIGKVATGIVDRLKPGTMVVVLDAAAPFAGHLPRRDDLTYFVTHPCHPPIFNDETELAARKDHFGGIAAKQHIVSALMQGPEADYAKGEEIAKLIWAPVMRSHRVTVEQMALLEPGLSETVCASLLVVMREAMDECVARGVPRQAARDFLLGHMNVLGAVIFEEVEGVFSDACNKAIEFGKPMLMRDDWKRVFEPQEIADSIRRIT, from the coding sequence ATGACTTCGATTGCCTTGTTGGGCGCCGGCGGCAAGATGGGCTGCCGGCTGGCCAAGAACCTAATGGGCTCGCGCTTCGACGTTCGCCATGTCGAGGTGAGCGAGATCGGCAAAGCGCGCCTCGCAAAGGAGCTGGGGCTCGAGACGGTCTCCCTCGACACCGCGCTCGACGGTGCGGAGGTCGTGATCCTTGCAGTGCCGGACACGGCGATCGGCAAGGTGGCAACCGGCATTGTCGACAGGCTGAAACCCGGCACGATGGTAGTCGTTCTCGACGCGGCTGCGCCCTTTGCCGGTCACCTGCCGCGGCGCGACGACCTCACCTATTTCGTCACCCATCCCTGCCACCCGCCGATCTTCAACGACGAGACGGAGCTGGCCGCGCGCAAGGATCATTTCGGCGGCATCGCCGCCAAGCAGCACATCGTCTCGGCGCTGATGCAGGGACCGGAGGCGGACTACGCCAAGGGCGAGGAGATCGCCAAGCTCATCTGGGCGCCGGTCATGCGCTCGCACCGGGTGACGGTCGAGCAGATGGCGCTTCTCGAGCCCGGCCTGTCGGAGACGGTCTGCGCCTCGCTGCTCGTCGTCATGCGCGAGGCGATGGACGAATGCGTCGCCCGCGGCGTGCCGAGGCAAGCGGCGCGCGATTTCCTGCTCGGCCACATGAATGTGCTCGGCGCGGTGATCTTCGAAGAGGTCGAGGGCGTCTTCTCGGACGCCTGCAACAAGGCGATCGAGTTCGGCAAGCCGATGCTGATGCGCGACGACTGGAAGCGCGTCTTCGAGCCGCAGGAAATCGCCGACAGCATTCGCCGCATCACCTGA
- a CDS encoding AraC family transcriptional regulator: MTMSEAISQRQRLREETAPLRARILDELAQLPWDGLRYGHAVPGLSLYRVVEPAGPFSAVYEPSLSLIIQGSKRVHVGSQTLVYDESCFFLTALGLPATGQICEASLDEPYVAASLRLDLEKLRRIIADHDLHPTDTPERDLVGVAVGAATPLLFDAFLRLISLANAPGDIPFLANHIHNEILYRLLTGEQGARLRRFALAGTNSNRVARAVAWLKENYTRPLRVEELAEIANMGVSTLHHHFRAMTAMSPLQFQKHLRLHHAGELMLSQSLDAATAALRVGYESPTQFSREYRRAFGHPPLRDIKAILNSNDAAKGDSIG; the protein is encoded by the coding sequence ATGACGATGAGCGAGGCCATAAGCCAGCGACAGCGCCTGCGCGAGGAAACTGCGCCGCTTCGCGCGCGCATCCTCGACGAACTGGCGCAACTGCCATGGGACGGCCTGCGCTACGGCCACGCCGTACCCGGACTTTCGCTCTATCGCGTCGTCGAGCCGGCTGGCCCCTTTTCCGCCGTCTATGAACCGAGCCTGTCCCTTATCATCCAGGGAAGCAAACGCGTCCATGTCGGCAGCCAGACGCTCGTCTACGATGAGTCCTGCTTTTTCCTGACGGCCCTCGGCCTGCCGGCGACCGGCCAGATCTGCGAGGCGAGCCTCGACGAGCCCTATGTGGCGGCGTCGCTCCGGCTCGATCTCGAAAAGCTGCGGCGGATCATCGCCGACCACGACCTGCATCCCACGGACACCCCCGAACGCGATCTCGTCGGCGTCGCCGTCGGCGCCGCGACACCTCTATTGTTCGACGCCTTTCTCAGGCTGATTTCGCTGGCGAATGCGCCGGGCGACATCCCGTTTCTGGCAAATCACATCCACAACGAGATCCTCTACCGGCTGCTCACCGGCGAGCAGGGCGCACGGCTCAGGCGCTTCGCGCTTGCCGGCACCAACAGCAACCGCGTCGCCAGGGCGGTCGCCTGGCTGAAAGAGAACTACACCCGGCCGCTGCGGGTCGAAGAACTGGCGGAAATCGCCAACATGGGGGTCTCGACCCTGCACCATCATTTCCGCGCCATGACCGCCATGAGCCCGTTGCAGTTCCAGAAACACCTGCGCCTGCACCACGCGGGGGAACTGATGCTGTCGCAATCGCTCGACGCGGCGACCGCGGCGCTGCGCGTCGGCTATGAAAGCCCGACCCAGTTCAGCCGCGAATATCGGCGCGCCTTCGGCCATCCGCCGCTGCGCGACATCAAGGCGATCCTGAACTCGAACGACGCGGCCAAAGGCGATTCCATCGGATAG
- a CDS encoding (2Fe-2S)-binding protein, whose protein sequence is MAIVTINGVEHSVDAEADMPLLWVIRDLVGLTGTKFGCGVAQCGACTVYVDGSPVRSCQTFIGDIEGAKVTTIEGLQGKVAEAVQAIWADLDVPQCGYCQSGQIMSATDLLVNNPKPSDEDIDAAMSGNLCRCATYHRIRAGIHEAAKRLEG, encoded by the coding sequence ATGGCAATTGTGACGATCAACGGCGTCGAGCATTCGGTCGACGCCGAGGCGGATATGCCGCTTCTTTGGGTGATCCGCGATCTTGTAGGGCTGACGGGCACGAAATTCGGCTGCGGCGTGGCCCAATGCGGCGCCTGCACCGTCTATGTCGACGGTTCGCCGGTACGGTCCTGTCAGACGTTCATCGGCGACATCGAAGGCGCGAAGGTCACCACCATCGAGGGCCTGCAGGGCAAGGTCGCAGAAGCGGTCCAGGCCATCTGGGCCGATCTCGACGTCCCCCAATGCGGCTACTGCCAGTCGGGCCAGATCATGTCGGCGACGGACCTCCTGGTCAACAACCCGAAGCCCAGCGACGAGGATATCGACGCCGCCATGTCGGGCAATCTCTGTCGTTGCGCCACCTACCACCGAATCCGTGCCGGCATTCACGAAGCCGCAAAGCGTCTGGAGGGCTGA
- a CDS encoding xanthine dehydrogenase family protein molybdopterin-binding subunit, which translates to MLPKLMQSLALPAARVEASRRQFLIGALATGTGLAIGFRLLSASPAAASETPEAGAHAFSPYVTIDGDGKVTVLSSQFEMGQGSYNGIATLVAEELDADWSTIDVTGAAGNLPAYGNIAFGGAMQGTGGSTSMVTSWERYRKAGAAARAMLVAAAASEWNVEAAEITVEKGVLSHPSGKSGGFGDFAARAATLPVPAEVKLKQPNDWKLIGNPELKRFDSARKANGTEQYTIDVKLPGMLTAVMIHPPLFGAKAKSFDASAARAVKDVVDVVETPRGIAVVGEHMWAAIKGREAVTVEWDEAGAEKRGTQQILSMYRDLVKKPPAAVARKDGDAEAEFAKAAKVIEASFEFPYLAHAAMEPLNAVARMNDDGTLEIWGGHQFTDVYQKLAGDVAGVAPEKVRLHVMKTGGSFGRRAVFDGDVVVEAVHVAKAIGFRAPVKLQWTREDDMRGGRYRPAYVHSLKAGIDDGGKLVAWTDHIVGQSIVANTAFEGMVKNGVDPTSVEGASNLPYAIPNQAVGLTSTEVGVPVLWWRSVGSTHTAFAAETFLDEVAEAAGRDPVEFRLSMLEPDSRHATVLKLAAEKAGWQKPLPEGRFRGVALAESFGSVVAEIAEVSTDGNGQIKVERVVAAVDCGLAVNPDQVRAQVEGGIGFGLSAILGEEISLTDGQVDQGNFDLYTPLRIDAMPAVEVHIVASANPPSGIGEPGVPPIGPAVANAAYKALGNRIRVMPFAKSLNA; encoded by the coding sequence ATGCTACCGAAACTGATGCAATCGCTTGCCCTCCCCGCCGCCCGGGTCGAGGCTTCGCGTCGGCAATTCCTGATCGGCGCGCTGGCGACCGGCACCGGCCTCGCCATCGGTTTCCGCCTGCTCTCCGCGTCGCCGGCCGCGGCGAGCGAGACGCCTGAGGCGGGTGCGCATGCCTTTTCCCCCTATGTCACGATCGACGGAGACGGGAAGGTGACAGTCCTTTCCTCGCAGTTCGAGATGGGGCAAGGCTCCTATAACGGCATTGCCACGCTGGTGGCCGAGGAACTCGACGCCGACTGGTCGACGATCGACGTGACGGGCGCTGCCGGCAATCTACCGGCCTATGGCAATATCGCCTTCGGTGGCGCCATGCAGGGCACGGGCGGCTCGACCTCCATGGTCACTTCATGGGAACGCTACCGCAAGGCGGGCGCGGCGGCCCGCGCCATGCTGGTCGCCGCGGCAGCCTCCGAATGGAACGTCGAGGCGGCGGAGATCACCGTCGAAAAGGGCGTGCTTTCCCATCCCTCGGGCAAGAGCGGCGGCTTCGGCGACTTTGCCGCCAGGGCCGCGACGCTGCCGGTGCCGGCCGAGGTGAAGCTGAAGCAGCCGAACGACTGGAAGCTGATCGGCAATCCGGAGCTCAAGCGCTTCGACAGCGCCCGCAAGGCAAACGGCACGGAGCAGTACACGATCGACGTCAAGCTTCCCGGCATGCTGACCGCGGTTATGATCCATCCGCCGCTCTTCGGCGCCAAGGCGAAGTCCTTCGATGCCTCGGCTGCGCGCGCCGTCAAGGACGTGGTGGACGTGGTCGAAACGCCGCGCGGCATCGCTGTCGTCGGTGAGCACATGTGGGCGGCGATCAAGGGGCGCGAGGCGGTCACCGTCGAGTGGGACGAGGCGGGCGCGGAAAAGCGTGGAACGCAGCAGATCCTATCCATGTACCGCGACCTCGTGAAGAAGCCGCCGGCGGCGGTCGCGCGCAAGGACGGCGACGCCGAGGCGGAATTTGCCAAGGCCGCCAAGGTGATCGAGGCGAGCTTCGAGTTCCCCTATCTGGCGCATGCGGCGATGGAACCGCTGAACGCGGTCGCACGCATGAACGACGACGGCACGCTGGAGATTTGGGGCGGGCACCAGTTCACGGACGTCTACCAGAAACTCGCCGGCGATGTGGCCGGGGTCGCGCCTGAGAAGGTGCGCCTCCACGTCATGAAGACCGGCGGCAGCTTTGGCCGGCGGGCCGTGTTCGACGGTGACGTTGTCGTCGAGGCCGTACACGTTGCCAAGGCCATCGGTTTCCGTGCGCCGGTAAAGCTGCAATGGACGCGTGAGGACGATATGCGGGGCGGCCGCTATCGACCCGCCTATGTCCACAGCCTCAAGGCCGGCATCGACGACGGTGGAAAACTCGTGGCCTGGACCGATCACATCGTCGGCCAATCCATCGTCGCAAACACGGCCTTCGAGGGCATGGTCAAGAACGGCGTCGACCCGACCTCCGTCGAGGGGGCAAGCAATCTGCCCTACGCCATTCCCAACCAGGCGGTCGGCCTGACGAGCACGGAGGTCGGCGTTCCGGTTCTATGGTGGCGCTCGGTCGGCTCGACGCACACCGCGTTTGCCGCAGAAACCTTCCTCGATGAAGTCGCCGAGGCGGCGGGACGCGATCCGGTCGAATTCCGTCTCTCGATGCTCGAACCGGACTCGCGCCATGCGACCGTCCTCAAGCTGGCGGCGGAAAAGGCAGGATGGCAGAAGCCCCTGCCGGAAGGCCGTTTCCGTGGCGTTGCCCTCGCCGAGAGCTTCGGCTCGGTGGTGGCCGAGATCGCCGAGGTTTCGACCGACGGCAACGGCCAGATCAAGGTCGAACGGGTTGTCGCCGCCGTCGATTGCGGCCTGGCGGTCAATCCGGATCAGGTCCGCGCCCAGGTCGAGGGCGGCATCGGCTTCGGGCTGAGCGCCATTCTCGGCGAGGAGATCTCGCTGACCGACGGCCAGGTCGACCAGGGCAATTTCGACCTCTACACGCCGCTGAGGATCGATGCGATGCCGGCGGTCGAGGTCCACATCGTCGCCTCCGCCAACCCGCCCTCGGGTATCGGCGAGCCCGGCGTACCGCCGATCGGCCCTGCCGTTGCCAACGCCGCGTACAAAGCGCTCGGCAACCGGATCCGCGTCATGCCATTCGCAAAATCGCTGAACGCGTGA
- a CDS encoding polysaccharide biosynthesis/export family protein, translating to MDHLNSATLTVVPFCLMMLLGSAAKGEPAADDRLAPRDTVEISVSGSHTLPGGVEAATLNDTFTIGTGGTLELPEIGHLPAAGLRESELAKRIADRLQARSGSDQRPVTTVKRRAAAPRVLSSRATTPARESPPAARPRIAVPAATQQLQALEFEQSTVDALLGDLAGARIELEKARGEARVARQAARDASIRHNRRLVAERQRVATVTQELNAARADLEAMKVRLAHEANAARDWDTAVATVNEARELVARDRAKRAELEKKLIAARKEIDAIKNGALLAGGQREDGLRRDLALARGDLDAARREVDDAGARARKVAAMAAGQERALEEARRRAEGFGRDLTTLRREIERLKIEAAGTNRSKAAALRARHAAEASLADARRALDEERRKVGAYEGDLAAARQSIATLEDRARLAAEEQAGAVEARKIAEAAAMRAEEALALERDKGRSLARGVDTAALNGRNAAQASLVDARRALNEERRKVGAYEGDLAAARQSIAALEARAKLAAAEQAAAVEARKIAEAAAMRAGEALALERDKARSLARELDAARQERNAAKEELARSSAARSEALADERERSNGRGLSVERKEVDLPKGKAQRSTASIERKRNLRDGNHANERAKPVARKRAGSAGGGGSLDFRKVEVGKPTPSVRSMTVLLPDALLPRRPPMRGRW from the coding sequence ATGGATCATCTAAACAGCGCCACGCTGACGGTCGTTCCGTTCTGCCTCATGATGCTGCTGGGATCGGCCGCGAAAGGTGAGCCGGCAGCTGACGACCGGCTCGCTCCGCGAGATACGGTCGAGATAAGTGTTTCCGGATCGCACACCTTGCCTGGTGGCGTCGAGGCGGCAACCCTGAACGACACCTTCACGATCGGGACAGGGGGGACGCTCGAACTTCCGGAGATCGGACACCTGCCCGCGGCAGGTTTACGTGAGAGTGAACTGGCGAAGCGCATAGCCGATCGCTTGCAGGCCAGAAGCGGCAGCGATCAACGTCCGGTCACAACCGTCAAACGACGAGCAGCGGCGCCCCGAGTGCTATCATCGCGGGCGACCACGCCGGCCAGGGAATCTCCGCCTGCAGCGCGGCCGCGCATAGCCGTGCCGGCGGCGACGCAGCAACTGCAAGCCCTGGAATTCGAACAGTCCACGGTCGACGCCTTGCTTGGTGACCTGGCGGGCGCACGCATAGAGCTTGAAAAGGCTCGCGGAGAGGCGCGTGTAGCGCGTCAGGCAGCGCGCGACGCCTCGATACGGCACAATCGCCGCCTCGTTGCCGAGCGCCAACGCGTTGCCACCGTAACCCAGGAACTCAATGCCGCGCGGGCCGATCTCGAGGCCATGAAGGTTCGGCTGGCGCACGAAGCGAACGCGGCGCGAGACTGGGACACCGCGGTGGCCACGGTCAACGAGGCCCGTGAATTGGTCGCGCGCGATCGCGCCAAGCGCGCCGAGTTGGAGAAGAAGCTCATCGCGGCGCGCAAGGAGATCGACGCGATCAAGAACGGCGCGCTGCTGGCTGGCGGTCAGCGTGAGGACGGTCTCCGCCGCGATTTGGCATTGGCCAGAGGCGACCTTGACGCGGCGCGGCGTGAAGTCGACGACGCTGGCGCGCGGGCCCGAAAGGTTGCCGCCATGGCGGCTGGACAAGAACGAGCTCTTGAAGAAGCGCGTCGGAGAGCCGAAGGGTTCGGGCGCGACCTGACGACCCTGCGGCGCGAAATCGAACGACTGAAGATCGAGGCGGCTGGAACAAACCGTTCAAAGGCTGCGGCGCTCAGGGCGCGCCATGCGGCGGAGGCGTCGCTGGCAGATGCCAGGCGGGCGCTGGATGAAGAGCGGCGCAAGGTTGGAGCCTACGAAGGCGATCTCGCCGCGGCCCGCCAGTCGATCGCCACCCTGGAGGACCGCGCCAGGCTGGCGGCGGAGGAGCAGGCCGGCGCGGTCGAGGCTCGAAAGATTGCCGAGGCTGCGGCAATGCGGGCCGAAGAAGCGCTTGCATTGGAACGCGACAAGGGAAGATCGCTGGCGCGCGGTGTCGACACGGCTGCGCTCAACGGGCGCAATGCTGCGCAGGCGTCGCTGGTCGATGCCAGGCGGGCGCTGAATGAAGAGCGGCGCAAGGTCGGGGCCTACGAAGGCGATCTTGCCGCGGCTCGCCAATCGATCGCCGCCCTGGAGGCCCGGGCCAAGCTGGCGGCGGCGGAGCAGGCCGCCGCGGTCGAGGCTCGAAAGATTGCCGAAGCTGCGGCAATGCGGGCCGGGGAAGCGCTTGCATTGGAACGCGATAAGGCAAGATCGCTCGCCCGCGAACTCGACGCTGCTCGCCAAGAACGCAACGCGGCAAAGGAGGAATTGGCTCGGAGCTCGGCGGCGCGGAGCGAGGCGCTCGCAGACGAGCGCGAACGGTCGAATGGCCGCGGCCTTTCGGTGGAGCGCAAGGAAGTCGACCTTCCCAAGGGCAAGGCGCAGCGCTCCACCGCAAGCATCGAGCGCAAACGGAACTTGCGCGACGGCAACCACGCCAATGAACGCGCCAAGCCCGTTGCGCGGAAGCGTGCCGGATCGGCCGGTGGAGGCGGGTCGCTGGATTTTCGCAAGGTTGAGGTCGGCAAGCCGACACCCTCGGTTCGATCGATGACGGTTCTGCTGCCGGACGCGCTGCTGCCCAGACGACCGCCAATGCGCGGCCGCTGGTAG
- a CDS encoding helix-turn-helix domain-containing protein → MIFLPLPFVVALLLVILLVAMLRGDEPRKGLRPFAALICLCAVQSIIVGLRWGYDVTALRYVLPVMASCLPPLVLASFRSLIHLEAGASRARWLHAAPPLGIIALLVLSPALVDGALIVLFVGYALALLNLGRTGPDALDEARFDGADAAHRALLIAAAALCISALFDLAIFLDFQWSNGANAALIVSNANLLELLFLGSTAIVAARARPLPAAAPNTHQAASPAAKDREILERIHHLLVEQRLSRDENLTLSRLARRAGVPARQISGAVNRLACKNVSQYINDFRIAEACKLLRETDMSVTAAMLESGFQTKSNFNREFRRVTSLSPASWRERSRPSPS, encoded by the coding sequence TTGATCTTCCTCCCGCTGCCGTTCGTCGTCGCCTTGCTGCTTGTCATCCTTCTTGTTGCGATGCTGCGCGGCGACGAGCCGCGCAAGGGCCTACGGCCGTTCGCTGCGTTGATCTGCCTGTGCGCCGTGCAATCGATCATCGTGGGTCTGCGATGGGGTTACGACGTCACGGCTCTCAGATACGTGCTTCCAGTCATGGCGAGTTGTCTGCCACCCTTGGTGCTGGCGAGTTTCCGCAGTCTGATCCACCTGGAGGCGGGGGCAAGTCGTGCCCGTTGGCTTCACGCCGCGCCGCCGCTTGGAATAATTGCGCTGCTGGTGCTGTCGCCGGCGTTGGTCGACGGTGCGCTGATCGTGCTGTTCGTCGGCTACGCGCTGGCTCTCCTGAACCTCGGCCGCACAGGTCCCGATGCTCTGGACGAAGCGCGTTTCGACGGCGCCGACGCGGCTCACCGCGCCCTTCTCATCGCCGCCGCCGCGCTTTGTATTTCCGCCCTGTTCGACCTCGCGATTTTCCTCGATTTCCAGTGGAGCAACGGAGCCAATGCCGCTCTGATCGTGAGCAATGCAAATCTTCTGGAACTGCTCTTTCTCGGCTCTACCGCCATCGTCGCGGCGCGCGCGCGGCCGCTGCCGGCCGCCGCTCCAAACACTCACCAGGCTGCATCGCCGGCGGCGAAGGACCGCGAAATCCTGGAGCGGATCCACCATCTGCTGGTCGAGCAGCGCTTGTCCCGCGACGAAAACCTGACCTTGTCGCGGCTGGCGCGGCGGGCGGGCGTGCCGGCGCGGCAGATCTCCGGCGCCGTCAATCGCCTGGCCTGCAAGAACGTCTCGCAATATATCAACGACTTCCGCATCGCCGAAGCTTGCAAGCTTCTGCGGGAGACCGACATGTCGGTGACCGCGGCGATGCTCGAATCCGGCTTCCAGACGAAATCGAACTTCAACCGGGAATTCCGACGCGTGACCTCCCTCAGCCCGGCTTCCTGGCGCGAGCGAAGCCGGCCGTCGCCATCGTGA
- a CDS encoding alpha/beta hydrolase family protein — MIPSHVPAALALAVAFAAPCHAFETGVREISVGAPERGRNLQVTVWYPASPGGQAVLVGDNQVFKGAPALSNAPLLEGRYPLVVMSHGSGGRIQGMSWLAAELAKAGFVVAGPNHPGTTSGDSTPADTPKLWERTQDLSAVIDRLATDPQWTAIIDKDRIGVVGFSLGGAAAMEIAGARANLEAYARYCDIYKKWDCAWYAGGRGYVDDKPVEVDKVDLRKIDRTRFEQSNLDPRIISAVLIDPGLAQAYEAESLKEIAIPMTFINLGSPGTIPAAVIASGLAALAPQGSYATVAGADHFSFLPECKEGGADLLKSFGEVDPICGDGEGRSRADIHTELIGLVREALQRTLKSLRKV; from the coding sequence ATGATTCCTTCGCATGTTCCTGCCGCCCTTGCCCTCGCCGTCGCGTTCGCGGCACCTTGCCATGCATTCGAAACCGGTGTGCGCGAAATTAGCGTCGGCGCGCCCGAACGCGGGCGAAACCTTCAGGTCACCGTCTGGTATCCCGCCAGTCCTGGCGGGCAAGCCGTGCTGGTCGGTGACAACCAGGTCTTCAAGGGCGCGCCGGCGCTATCGAACGCACCGCTCCTCGAAGGCCGCTATCCGTTGGTGGTGATGTCGCATGGATCGGGCGGCCGCATCCAGGGCATGAGCTGGCTCGCCGCTGAACTGGCGAAGGCCGGATTTGTCGTTGCCGGTCCCAATCATCCCGGCACCACCAGCGGCGACTCGACCCCCGCCGACACGCCGAAGCTCTGGGAGCGCACGCAGGATCTGTCCGCCGTAATCGACAGGCTCGCGACCGATCCGCAGTGGACCGCCATCATCGACAAGGATCGCATCGGCGTCGTCGGCTTCTCGCTCGGCGGCGCGGCCGCCATGGAGATCGCCGGCGCCCGGGCAAATCTCGAAGCCTATGCCCGCTACTGCGATATCTACAAGAAATGGGATTGCGCCTGGTATGCGGGCGGCAGGGGCTATGTCGACGACAAGCCGGTCGAAGTCGACAAGGTCGACCTGCGCAAGATCGACCGGACGCGCTTCGAACAATCGAATCTCGACCCGCGCATCATATCGGCTGTGCTGATCGATCCGGGTCTCGCCCAGGCCTATGAGGCAGAGAGCCTGAAGGAGATCGCCATCCCGATGACCTTCATCAATCTCGGCAGCCCGGGGACGATCCCCGCAGCGGTGATCGCCTCCGGCCTGGCGGCGCTGGCGCCCCAGGGATCCTATGCCACGGTTGCCGGCGCCGATCACTTCAGCTTCCTGCCCGAGTGCAAGGAAGGCGGGGCCGATCTCTTGAAGTCGTTCGGCGAGGTCGACCCGATCTGCGGCGATGGCGAAGGCCGTTCACGCGCGGATATCCATACCGAGTTGATCGGTCTCGTACGGGAAGCCTTGCAGCGAACCCTCAAGAGCCTTCGTAAGGTCTAG
- a CDS encoding SMP-30/gluconolactonase/LRE family protein, with protein MSFDLTFECVLDLRCEVAESPVYDERRDCLFFVDIGRGMLHRAELSGTNQVEWNLEGGACSLGLAQSGRLVLAQRDRVVLFDPESGAIVRQVAAVEPERPDTRLNDGKVGPDGAFWAGTMHEVAADRRPIASLYRVTPAGAVERKIDNIVCSNGLAWSADGAVLFHSDSRGPWIDRWQFDPATGELSGRQRLVDLDEATGRPDGAATDVDGHYWSAGVSAGVLNCFSPDGRLIKAHPLPVPAPTMPCFAGADRKTLFVPSLRPTDSGEESRAGGIFAARSPVAGAVVHRFDDRRL; from the coding sequence ATGTCTTTCGACTTGACATTTGAATGCGTGCTGGACCTGCGCTGCGAGGTGGCGGAGAGCCCCGTCTACGACGAGCGGCGCGATTGCCTGTTCTTCGTCGACATCGGTCGCGGCATGCTTCACCGCGCCGAACTTTCCGGGACCAACCAAGTCGAATGGAATTTGGAGGGCGGCGCCTGCAGCCTTGGGCTGGCGCAGTCCGGCCGTCTCGTCCTCGCCCAGCGCGACCGCGTCGTGCTGTTCGACCCGGAGAGCGGCGCGATCGTTCGCCAGGTCGCGGCGGTCGAGCCGGAAAGGCCGGATACGCGGCTGAACGACGGCAAGGTAGGGCCGGACGGCGCCTTCTGGGCCGGCACCATGCACGAGGTCGCCGCCGACCGCCGGCCGATCGCCTCGCTTTATCGCGTGACGCCGGCGGGCGCCGTCGAGCGCAAGATCGACAATATCGTCTGCTCGAACGGGCTTGCCTGGAGCGCCGACGGCGCCGTCCTGTTCCACTCGGATTCGCGCGGGCCCTGGATCGACCGCTGGCAGTTCGACCCGGCGACGGGCGAGCTCTCCGGCCGTCAGCGATTGGTGGACCTCGACGAGGCAACCGGGCGTCCGGATGGCGCGGCGACCGATGTCGACGGCCACTACTGGAGCGCCGGCGTTTCGGCCGGCGTCCTCAATTGCTTTTCGCCTGACGGCCGGCTGATCAAGGCGCATCCGTTGCCGGTGCCCGCACCCACCATGCCCTGCTTTGCCGGAGCGGACCGCAAGACGCTGTTCGTCCCCTCGCTGCGCCCGACCGACAGTGGCGAGGAAAGCCGGGCCGGCGGCATTTTTGCCGCCCGCAGCCCGGTGGCGGGAGCCGTCGTCCATCGCTTCGATGATCGCCGGCTCTAG